A region from the Candidatus Thermokryptus mobilis genome encodes:
- a CDS encoding proline--tRNA ligase, translated as MRLSSGFIPTLKEEPSDAVMPSHKLMIRAGMVRPLAAGVYSFLPLGWRVAQKVMQIIREEMNAIGGQEFHLPALNPIELWEETGRLRDFGDVIFQLKNRPLVLAPTHEEVICYIAKHHIKSYKDLPQIWYQIQTKFRNEPRPRSGVIRGRQFIMKDSYSLDASWEGLDRSYELHRQAYIKIYTRCGLKFFIVGASTGAMGGSASEEFMVESPYGEDTVVICDRCGYAANTEIAQSNVQPAKRYPESKPLEEIYTPNVRTINELAQFLNVSTDILAKSLVYKHNGQPVLILMLGNDQLVEAKLLKALGGGEIAPMEPEELKELTGANAGSIGPIGLKNFKIIADNRLRGANNLISGANKDDYHIANIDMERDVKVDGYFDLRKVEEGEPCINCSNPLRIVNAIEVGHIFKLGTKYSEAMKATFLDENGQEKPIIMGSYGIGVERIIACHIEQNHDENGIIWDKSIAPFHVHLISVNTEIPSVVETAEKLYDELNAKRIETIYDDRTDVTPGFKFKDADLLGMPLQVIVSERNLKNGQIEIKIRRTGERILVNLDDVIAKIKEILEL; from the coding sequence ATGAGATTATCTTCTGGTTTTATCCCCACATTGAAGGAAGAGCCGTCGGATGCGGTGATGCCAAGTCATAAGTTAATGATAAGAGCTGGGATGGTTCGTCCACTTGCTGCAGGTGTTTATTCTTTTCTACCGCTTGGTTGGAGAGTTGCCCAAAAGGTGATGCAGATAATCCGAGAGGAAATGAATGCCATAGGGGGACAGGAATTTCATCTACCTGCTTTAAATCCGATTGAACTTTGGGAAGAAACAGGAAGATTGCGCGATTTCGGGGATGTGATCTTCCAGTTGAAAAACAGACCACTTGTTTTGGCTCCGACACACGAAGAGGTGATATGTTATATAGCAAAACATCACATCAAATCATACAAGGACCTTCCACAGATTTGGTATCAAATACAGACGAAATTTAGAAATGAACCAAGACCAAGGAGTGGGGTCATAAGAGGTAGACAATTTATAATGAAGGACTCATACAGTTTAGATGCTTCTTGGGAGGGACTTGATAGGTCATATGAACTGCACAGGCAAGCATATATAAAAATTTACACGAGGTGCGGGTTAAAATTTTTCATCGTTGGCGCATCAACTGGAGCTATGGGTGGTTCAGCTTCAGAAGAGTTTATGGTTGAATCACCCTACGGCGAAGATACTGTTGTGATTTGCGACAGATGTGGCTACGCTGCAAACACAGAAATAGCTCAATCAAATGTCCAACCAGCTAAAAGATATCCGGAGAGTAAACCGCTTGAGGAAATTTATACCCCAAATGTTAGAACGATAAATGAACTTGCACAGTTTTTGAATGTTTCAACTGACATCCTTGCTAAATCGCTTGTCTATAAACACAATGGTCAACCAGTTTTAATTTTAATGCTTGGGAATGATCAACTTGTTGAGGCGAAACTTCTAAAAGCACTTGGTGGCGGGGAAATAGCACCAATGGAACCTGAAGAACTTAAAGAACTTACAGGTGCAAATGCTGGATCAATCGGTCCAATAGGATTGAAAAATTTCAAAATAATCGCCGACAATAGATTAAGGGGTGCAAATAATTTAATAAGCGGAGCGAATAAAGACGATTATCACATTGCAAACATTGATATGGAAAGGGATGTAAAAGTTGATGGATATTTTGACCTCAGGAAGGTTGAGGAAGGGGAGCCGTGTATAAACTGCAGTAATCCGTTAAGAATTGTCAATGCGATTGAGGTCGGACATATATTTAAGCTTGGGACGAAATATTCTGAAGCGATGAAGGCGACATTTCTTGACGAGAACGGACAGGAGAAACCGATAATAATGGGAAGTTACGGAATAGGGGTTGAAAGAATTATTGCATGCCACATTGAACAAAATCACGATGAAAACGGGATAATTTGGGATAAGTCCATCGCCCCATTCCATGTACATTTGATTTCAGTTAACACTGAAATCCCAAGTGTCGTTGAAACAGCTGAAAAACTTTACGATGAACTTAACGCCAAAAGGATTGAGACAATTTATGATGACAGAACCGATGTAACACCAGGATTTAAATTTAAAGATGCTGACCTTCTTGGTATGCCGTTACAGGTTATCGTAAGCGAAAGGAATTTGAAAAATGGTCAGATTGAGATAAAGATCAGGCGAACTGGTGAAAGGATACTCGTAAACCTTGATGATGTCATCGCAAAAATAAAGGAAATCCTTGAACTATAA
- a CDS encoding aldehyde dehydrogenase family protein, which produces MVPEYKIFINGEWRTSPRKLQVKSPFNGEVVGEVYLASPDDLEDAVISAQKAFEETKKLPSYKRAEILEFISNEIARRKEEFSQMITKEMGKPILFSRAEVERAIFTFKIASEEAKRINGEIIPLDLASHSEGRFGFVRRFPIGVILAITPFNFPLNLVAHKVAPAIASGNPIILKPSSQAPIVSAMLAEIIEKSGYPTGGFNLVPCKSDEIELLVRDDRIKMVSFTGSSEVGWRLKSIAGKKKITLELGGNAAVVVEPDANLDYAIKRIALGSFGQAGQSCIAVQRIYVNEKIYDEFEKQFVEETKKIKVGNPFEPDTIVGPMIDENAAMKTENWVNEAIQNGARILIGGKRNGTFYEPTILVDVKPDMKVSCQEVFAPVVTLEKYRYFEEAIEKVNNSRYGLQAGVFTSDYKKIFYAFEKIEVGGVIINDYSTYRIDHMPYGGVKDSGFGREGIRYAIQEMTEMKLLVLNFI; this is translated from the coding sequence ATGGTTCCCGAATATAAAATTTTCATCAATGGTGAATGGAGAACATCCCCGAGAAAGCTTCAAGTTAAAAGCCCCTTCAATGGTGAGGTTGTCGGAGAGGTTTACCTTGCCTCACCGGATGACCTTGAGGATGCTGTCATTTCAGCGCAAAAAGCTTTTGAAGAAACAAAAAAACTCCCATCTTACAAAAGAGCTGAAATACTTGAGTTCATATCAAATGAGATAGCAAGGCGTAAGGAGGAATTCAGTCAGATGATAACGAAGGAGATGGGCAAGCCAATTTTATTCTCACGTGCGGAGGTTGAAAGAGCCATTTTCACATTTAAAATTGCAAGTGAAGAGGCGAAAAGAATTAACGGTGAGATTATACCTCTTGATCTTGCTTCTCACTCAGAGGGGAGATTTGGTTTTGTGCGCAGGTTTCCGATAGGAGTGATACTTGCCATAACCCCATTTAATTTCCCGCTTAATCTTGTCGCTCACAAGGTCGCACCCGCAATAGCAAGTGGGAATCCAATCATTCTTAAGCCGTCTTCACAGGCTCCAATTGTAAGTGCGATGCTTGCCGAAATAATTGAAAAGTCGGGATATCCAACAGGTGGATTTAATCTCGTCCCGTGCAAGTCAGACGAAATTGAGCTTCTCGTCAGAGATGATAGAATTAAAATGGTCTCATTCACAGGAAGTTCAGAGGTCGGCTGGCGGTTAAAAAGCATAGCCGGAAAGAAAAAAATTACACTTGAACTTGGTGGAAACGCAGCTGTTGTGGTTGAACCTGATGCAAATCTTGATTACGCAATTAAAAGGATCGCTCTCGGTTCATTTGGTCAAGCGGGTCAATCGTGTATAGCTGTGCAAAGAATTTATGTCAATGAAAAAATTTACGATGAATTTGAAAAACAATTCGTTGAAGAAACTAAAAAAATCAAGGTCGGTAACCCATTTGAACCAGATACGATAGTCGGTCCAATGATAGATGAAAACGCAGCAATGAAAACAGAAAACTGGGTGAATGAAGCAATTCAAAACGGTGCGAGAATTTTGATCGGCGGTAAAAGAAATGGAACATTTTATGAACCGACAATCCTTGTTGATGTAAAACCAGATATGAAAGTCAGTTGTCAAGAGGTCTTTGCACCTGTCGTCACACTTGAAAAGTATAGATATTTTGAAGAAGCGATTGAAAAAGTTAACAATTCAAGATATGGGCTTCAAGCGGGTGTTTTCACATCGGATTACAAAAAGATTTTTTATGCATTTGAAAAAATTGAGGTGGGTGGCGTTATAATAAATGACTACTCAACCTATAGAATTGACCATATGCCTTATGGAGGCGTCAAAGACAGCGGTTTTGGACGTGAAGGGATAAGATACGCAATTCAAGAAATGACCGAAATGAAACTTTTGGTTTTAAACTTTATTTAA